The following are encoded together in the Kribbella sp. CA-293567 genome:
- a CDS encoding polysaccharide deacetylase family protein, with translation MARGQICFTWDDGYASAFRIAQMANARRQRHTMFITTGLVDTPGRVSKHLIGVMASDGHEIASHNVDHLDMTGLTAVNRQPQWDASKTYLEAIVGAGNVTSYAYPFGGRTLPTDAEAYGRYDRIAGIGLAQGYNRPPWTYQAGSRPFLIGRFPWSDTTHAQLLALIRMTATQPVTLTVYAHDPDTAGNPTLDQINEAMALVEKLGIPAVTMAEAFPGSGAGSMLANPGFETPVDAAGNIPGWTKFPTSATIIERLVETPDVGLPGAASLHMFVPAASAAAASESVMQVFPVECGKVYTLGVRARVADLTGAGKFAIRRNLYDATGTAIAGQSVTGPAIISTTWATSTLVVDLRAAGTEGAAVCRFDLWANQVAGHFYADHCWAGETIAGGPYS, from the coding sequence ATGGCCCGTGGCCAGATTTGCTTCACGTGGGACGACGGCTACGCCTCGGCCTTCCGCATCGCCCAGATGGCCAACGCCCGCCGGCAACGCCACACCATGTTCATCACCACCGGCCTGGTCGACACCCCCGGCCGGGTCAGCAAGCACCTCATCGGCGTCATGGCCAGCGACGGCCACGAGATCGCCTCCCACAACGTCGACCACCTCGACATGACCGGTCTCACCGCGGTCAACCGCCAGCCGCAGTGGGACGCCTCCAAGACCTACCTCGAGGCAATAGTGGGCGCCGGCAACGTCACGTCGTACGCCTACCCTTTCGGCGGCCGCACCCTGCCCACCGACGCCGAGGCCTACGGCCGGTACGACCGCATCGCCGGTATCGGCCTCGCGCAGGGCTACAACAGGCCACCGTGGACCTACCAGGCCGGATCGCGCCCCTTCCTCATCGGCCGGTTCCCCTGGTCTGACACGACCCACGCGCAGCTGCTCGCGCTGATCCGGATGACCGCAACGCAACCGGTCACGCTCACCGTCTACGCACACGATCCGGACACCGCCGGCAACCCGACCCTGGACCAGATCAACGAGGCCATGGCCCTGGTCGAGAAGCTCGGCATCCCGGCCGTCACGATGGCCGAGGCCTTCCCCGGATCCGGTGCCGGGTCGATGCTCGCGAACCCCGGTTTCGAGACCCCGGTCGACGCCGCCGGCAACATCCCCGGCTGGACCAAGTTCCCCACCTCGGCCACCATCATCGAGCGTCTGGTCGAGACGCCCGACGTTGGTCTGCCCGGCGCCGCGTCGCTGCACATGTTCGTACCGGCAGCCTCCGCGGCCGCCGCGAGCGAGTCAGTGATGCAGGTCTTCCCCGTCGAGTGCGGCAAGGTCTACACCCTCGGCGTACGGGCACGAGTGGCAGACCTGACCGGCGCAGGGAAGTTCGCCATCCGACGCAACCTGTACGACGCGACCGGTACGGCGATCGCCGGCCAGTCGGTGACCGGGCCGGCCATCATCAGCACCACCTGGGCGACGTCGACGCTGGTCGTCGACCTGCGCGCTGCAGGTACCGAGGGCGCAGCGGTGTGCAGGTTCGATCTGTGGGCCAACCAGGTCGCCGGCCACTTCTACGCCGACCACTGCTGGGCAGGCGAGACCATCGCAGGCGGACCGTACTCGTGA